GTTGTAATGACGAAATGTGTTGCATATCAAATGAGATTCATGATTTTGTTCATTCACTCATGCTTCATCCAAGTGGAGAAGACATGCTGGATAGAATAAAGTATCATGGCCTCATGAAGAATATCACAAGTTATATTAGCTCACATAGCTATTCTGAACCAACCATGACCGAGGATCGTTTGGTTGAAATTTTAGATGCCATCCTCATGTTTCTACAACATCTACACAAGTGCTCTAAGTTGATTTTCCCATCAATAACGACTCCATTTGAGCTTCTTCAGAATGTATTTGGCAATTTAAGAGATTTCTGTAGGTTGAAAGTAAATGAGTTCCTTCATGAGTATAAGGCAATCGTATATGTCTTACCTCTTCAACTTATGGTGGAGAGAGTAGTAAACTTCTGTTTTACTCTTTTGTATAGTCAACTGGCCATATTCGATGAACTTGATGTCTCTCTAGTTAAATCCAATCTAGCTAATCTACTTGTGGAGGTTATTCCTGTTTCACTGGAGGTTATGCACCTATGTTGTACAAATTTGGAAGGTTCAAAGTCGGAAGAAGTTGGACATTTCATCAAGCAGCTCCTAGAAACCTCTCCGGACATTCTTAGAGAATCTCTGATTCATCTACAAGAGCGCATGCTTAATACTCTTACTCCTAGCGCTTCTACGTGTAACATTCATGTCATGATAGAGTTCCTACTGATTATTCTTACTGATGCACTCAAGGATGTTATTCGTCATGACAAATTGCTTGTTCTCTTGGCACGTGTTATACAACTTACCAAGGAGGTATTCGTTCTTTTTGGCAACTTAGAAAAGAGTATGAATGAAGCAAATCTAAATTTGATGGAAAATATTGAACTCCTCAAGGAAGATCTCAAGAATGATTTCTTAAAAGAATGTGCAGACTCGTCTCAGCTCCGCTTCCCCATGAGTGATGGACCGCTCTTCATGACTCTTCTACTCACAAACTTAAATGACTTGGTCAATTCCAATGCTTATCCAGTTTATTTGATAAAAGAAGAAATCGGGCGGGTGAAAGAAGACCTGGAAATCATAAGATCGTTGTTCGGGTATGTTGAGCAAGAGTTGCATAAAGATCTTTGGGCTCATGTTCTGGATGTGTCATATGAGGCGCAAAATGCCTTTAACTCAATTCTTGCGCGAGATCATGGTCTATTGCAGCTTATCTTCATACTTCCTGATACTGTAGAAAAGATCAAGCTTGTCAAAAAAGAGGTACAAGAAAAGATCCCCAAGAGCAGCGGTATAATTGTTGCAAACGCTCCTAACAAGCCGGTTGAAAGAAACTCATCGAGTACAGTTGGCAAAATAATTGTAGGTTTTGAGGAGGAGACAGAGTGGATAATTAGGAAGCTCACCAGCGGATCAGCTGAGATAGATGTCATTTCCATAGTCGGCATGCCTGGGCTTGGAAAAACTACTTTGGCTTACATAGTGTATAATCATAAGTCCATTGTTGATCATTTCGATGTTTGTGCTTGGTGCACAGTCGACCAGGAACATAATGAGAAAAAGTTGTTGCAGAATATTTTCAATCAAGTTATTGGTTTGAAAGAACAATCCAATGAGGATCATGACATAGATGATGACGTTGCTGATAAGCTGCGGAAACGACTATGTGGAAAACGGTACCTTATTGTCTTGGATGACATGTGGGATACTGAGACATTGGATGAGCTAATGAGACCTTTTCCTGAATTTCATAAAGGAAGCAGAGTGATTTTAACAAGTCGGAAAAAGGAAGTTGCTTTGCATGGAAAATGCCACAGTGATCCTCTTTATCTTCGATTGCTAAGATCAGAAGAAAGTTGGGAGTTATTAGAGAAAAGGGTATTCGGAGAAGAAGGTTGCCCTGATGAACTAAAGGATGTCGGAAAAAAGATAGCTCGTAAGTGTGATGGTCTTCCTTTAGTAGTTGATCTAATCAGTGGAGTCATTTCAAGGAATGAAAAGAAAGAGGCTTTCTGGCTTGATATTCTGAATAATTTGAGTTCCTTTATTTTTAAGGATGAAAAAGAAGTTGAGAAGGTTATACAAttaagttatgaccatttgtcAGATCACGTAAAGCCGTGTTTGATTAGCCTTTCAACTTATCCAAAGGACAAAGATATAAGGATCTCTGAGTTGAAAAAATTGTGGATTTCTCAAGGATTTGTGGATCAGATTGAGATGAGAAGTGCAGAAGAAGTAGTGGATGAGTTAATCTCGAGTAGTTTGGTGATACCTTTTGATAATTCTATTTACAAAATTCATGATCTTGTGCATGACTTTTGTTATATAAAAGGTAGAAAGGAAAACTTGTTTCACTTCATAGAAGGTTCAAAAGCTCTGTCTTCGGATCTTATGCCACGTGGAATCATCATTCATTCTAATAGACATGTATTTCCTCTCGATGACAGTTTTGTGGTGTTTGATCGTGAAAAGAAGAATCCTTATGTTAAACACCTCCTCTATCTGAAGGTGTATGATAATTGTCTTTCCTACAAGAGTCACCTAAACCACTTTAGGCTTCTCAAAAGTTTGGATTTGGATTGcagaaaattgaaatatacttTGCTGAATGAAATTGGTATGCTCCttcatttgaagtacttaagcatTCAGACTGAGGCTAGCACTCTCCCTCTGTCATTTTCAAACCTCTGCAATCTAGAATCTCTGATGGTGAATAACGTGGAGAGAACATGCATGTTACTATCGCGTTGGTTTTGGAGTCTAACAAAGCTACGAGATGTATGGATGAAGTGTTGTGCTGATCCCTTTGATCCAACTGCTTTAGATGAGGACTCAAGGTTAGAAAATTTGACATCATTACATGATCTCTACCTTCCCGGTTCAGAAGACACGGAggatattattttcaaaaggtTTCCTAAACTTCGAAACCTTAGAGTCTATATCAATACACAAATACCAGAGAATACGTGTTTTCCAAGATTGGATGTGCTTAATGAACTTGAACAACTCCTTTTATTTGTTTCTGCTCGGAATCCATTCCCTGAATATACACATGGCTTCCCTTTGAGCTTGAAGAAACTGAAGTTGGGAGGGCTCACTCTGACATCCGATACACTTTCAAGACTACCCAACCTTGAAAAACTAAGTCTAGAACAGGTAATCATCGACGAGGGCAAAGAATGGAACATGGAAAATGTCATTTTCCAGAATCTCAAATCTCTAAAATTGGTAGAATTGTCATTTTCTGAATGGAAGGTTGATGCAGAGAAATCCTTTCCCGTGCTCGAGAAACTATTTATAGATTCATGTGATAAGCTTATGGAAATCCCAGACAGTTGTGGAGATATTGCGTCATTACATCTTATCAAAGTATTGCACTGCCCTCAGCTTAAAAAGTCGATTtccaaaattaagaaatatgtTGAAGAAATGACCGGAGAAGACAAGCTTAAGGCATACTTCTTTTTGTGGAGGTATGCTTCATTAACTTGTTACTATTTTTAGAATTGTTATGTGTTTTCCAATAGTACTTTTATACTTGTATGTTTTGTGCAGATTGAGCTAGCGCATACAAATCATATGTGAAGCGAGTAAATAAACAGAATTGTAAATAATAGGCTTGTTACTATTATGGTGATGTGTATAATTATAAGACATGACATATTTTATGTCATTAATTAACTTAGGCGATTGAAATCCGGACAATTATTTCTAGCAGTTAATTTAGACATTTTGTGGTTCTCATTGTCAATTTCATTACGTGATAAAGTGATTGTTTTGATTCATGAGTATTTGAATATATGACAAAGTgatcatattaaatattttatttaaattttgagattttttttttttgtgtgtgtattctTAATGTTAATTACATGAATAAAGTAATCACTTTAAAATATGTGAGCTTCTTTAAGTATATATATTAGTCTTTAACTCTCAAGTTGTAAAATTAATCAAGTTTGTAGTTGAGGTcaatgtatataattaaaaaaacatgttataaaaCAATATGGATATTCActacaccaaaaaattattgCATAAACTTTTCCATTATGAAGATAAACATAAACTCCGTAACCTCCATATTATTAGCTACACATATACATTAAGAGTCATTTCGatcattttctttatattagtGAACATAAATTAGAGAAAGTAGTCGGTATATTTTgtaactcatatatatataactatattatTGATCGTTTGATAACTAGTTAGAGTCTTACAAGTATTACAAATGTAGGAATAGTCAGGAGTAAAATTTAGGTATTTTTAGCTATACATGAATATTATTCGTGTATTAATTATTCAACCtttgatttttcataaaataatacataaaatccaTCATAAATTTCTTCTTAAATACCCATCAAACATCCTAtaagttatttgaaaattaatatataaataatttatttcttgtTCAACTATCAGAAAATTTAATGAGATGCTGTTTATGTGATCCCTTATTAATAACCTCGTTACACCTGAGTCCTAACATAGTGTTGAATTTACCGGGTGATCTGAAATTGTTAAGAAAACAAACATAAAGATTTAACGAGATTCGTCCAAATCACTGATAAGTTCCAAATATGTTGTGCTAGAATATTGTGGATTAATTAGCACACTATcaaaataaatagagaaaaaatttttaaaaaaaaacagaataatTTAACAAGATTCGGCCAACATTAATTCTCTAGGTAAAATCTAAGAAGCATAGACTGTACACAGACTTTACTTTTACCTAAAAGTTAAAGAGGTTGTTTCCGACAAACCCTTGACACACCAAACCTACTACAAAACAATAACATAATGTAATCCTACAAAATAAAATCTGAACAATGTAGATTGTACGTAGACTTTATCAGTACCTCATCGTTTCCGACAAGCCCTAAGCTCACAAAACTACTATTCCAATGAGTTTTCATATAGAAATTCAGTagttttattgaaattttgtgcCAGTAATAAAATATTCACCAACTGTGAATGTAGTTATTATCACAtatattaacttaaatattattataatgttcCAAATTCAAACTTATTTTAACGAACACTGCTTACACAAAATACTGCATACGATAGAGAAAGTTTAGAAGTTTTGAATGAAGTCATAGATGTGTTTGCTAATCTCATGTGGCCTTTCTTGATTGACAAAGTGAGCTGCACCTTCTAAAACCACAACTTCCTCCAACAATGGAACATCATTCTTAAATCCACCATTGTGTATGTACTCTTTAGCACCTGGTATATGATAAACCAAGTCGAATTCCCCGACGATAAACTTGGTCGGAACTTTAAGTTGAGCCCCTGTCCATGGTGCTGTGAGTTCCCAGTTTCTACATCTCATAAGACGCGAACATTAGGATGCATGAATGAAGAAGTTG
This DNA window, taken from Solanum lycopersicum chromosome 5, SLM_r2.1, encodes the following:
- the LOC101268106 gene encoding putative late blight resistance protein homolog R1A-3, translated to MERGKENEGQTKREDNKSLVSSVVLREDIVNLVDFTERLNSWRVQTSLDMDKIRMLTFVSLFCHLYYSFFSESCNDEMCCISNEIHDFVHSLMLHPSGEDMLDRIKYHGLMKNITSYISSHSYSEPTMTEDRLVEILDAILMFLQHLHKCSKLIFPSITTPFELLQNVFGNLRDFCRLKVNEFLHEYKAIVYVLPLQLMVERVVNFCFTLLYSQLAIFDELDVSLVKSNLANLLVEVIPVSLEVMHLCCTNLEGSKSEEVGHFIKQLLETSPDILRESLIHLQERMLNTLTPSASTCNIHVMIEFLLIILTDALKDVIRHDKLLVLLARVIQLTKEVFVLFGNLEKSMNEANLNLMENIELLKEDLKNDFLKECADSSQLRFPMSDGPLFMTLLLTNLNDLVNSNAYPVYLIKEEIGRVKEDLEIIRSLFGYVEQELHKDLWAHVLDVSYEAQNAFNSILARDHGLLQLIFILPDTVEKIKLVKKEVQEKIPKSSGIIVANAPNKPVERNSSSTVGKIIVGFEEETEWIIRKLTSGSAEIDVISIVGMPGLGKTTLAYIVYNHKSIVDHFDVCAWCTVDQEHNEKKLLQNIFNQVIGLKEQSNEDHDIDDDVADKLRKRLCGKRYLIVLDDMWDTETLDELMRPFPEFHKGSRVILTSRKKEVALHGKCHSDPLYLRLLRSEESWELLEKRVFGEEGCPDELKDVGKKIARKCDGLPLVVDLISGVISRNEKKEAFWLDILNNLSSFIFKDEKEVEKVIQLSYDHLSDHVKPCLISLSTYPKDKDIRISELKKLWISQGFVDQIEMRSAEEVVDELISSSLVIPFDNSIYKIHDLVHDFCYIKGRKENLFHFIEGSKALSSDLMPRGIIIHSNRHVFPLDDSFVVFDREKKNPYVKHLLYLKVYDNCLSYKSHLNHFRLLKSLDLDCRKLKYTLLNEIGMLLHLKYLSIQTEASTLPLSFSNLCNLESLMVNNVERTCMLLSRWFWSLTKLRDVWMKCCADPFDPTALDEDSRLENLTSLHDLYLPGSEDTEDIIFKRFPKLRNLRVYINTQIPENTCFPRLDVLNELEQLLLFVSARNPFPEYTHGFPLSLKKLKLGGLTLTSDTLSRLPNLEKLSLEQVIIDEGKEWNMENVIFQNLKSLKLVELSFSEWKVDAEKSFPVLEKLFIDSCDKLMEIPDSCGDIASLHLIKVLHCPQLKKSISKIKKYVEEMTGEDKLKAYFFLWRLS